Proteins encoded together in one bacterium window:
- a CDS encoding acetamidase/formamidase family protein, with the protein MIRRQGPSPLYYEASPNNPPTLRVEPGEVFEVSTQMNRGPDISAVPDDLREEWSEHHSYEVEGANPSSGAIWVDGAEPGMAVEVVIEDMELAPVGYTTFAGSNRLFPSSPVPVGDLAAARVVRIRGDRVIWSRGLTIPTRPMVGMVAVAPAHEAQSTVRVGNWGGNMDVQEVGPGARVRLVVNVPGALLHIGDVHAVQGDGEVSGTGIETSALLRLRVHLMQRPAEMIWPRIVTSDRIFTVASDRPAESALRVAVTELIRWLHADYGLEPREAVLLLSQVLEARATQVVNPTVTYVAGVRQELLRGLV; encoded by the coding sequence GTGATCCGGCGCCAGGGGCCTTCTCCCCTCTACTACGAAGCGAGCCCGAACAACCCTCCCACCCTGCGCGTGGAGCCGGGCGAGGTGTTCGAGGTGTCCACCCAGATGAACCGGGGTCCGGACATCTCCGCCGTGCCTGACGACCTTCGGGAGGAGTGGTCGGAACACCACTCCTACGAGGTCGAGGGCGCCAACCCGTCCTCGGGAGCCATCTGGGTGGACGGAGCCGAGCCGGGAATGGCGGTCGAGGTCGTGATCGAGGACATGGAGCTGGCGCCGGTCGGGTACACCACGTTCGCGGGGAGCAACCGGCTCTTTCCGAGCTCACCCGTTCCGGTCGGAGACCTCGCCGCGGCGCGTGTCGTCCGGATACGTGGCGACCGCGTGATCTGGAGTCGGGGATTGACCATCCCTACCCGACCGATGGTGGGGATGGTGGCCGTTGCCCCCGCCCACGAAGCGCAGTCGACGGTGCGGGTCGGCAACTGGGGCGGGAACATGGACGTGCAGGAGGTCGGGCCGGGCGCCAGGGTGCGCCTGGTCGTCAATGTCCCCGGCGCCCTGCTGCATATCGGCGATGTTCACGCCGTGCAGGGCGACGGCGAGGTCTCGGGTACCGGTATCGAGACGAGTGCCCTCCTGCGGCTGAGGGTCCACCTCATGCAACGGCCGGCCGAGATGATCTGGCCCCGGATCGTCACTTCCGATCGTATCTTCACGGTGGCATCCGACCGGCCGGCGGAGAGCGCCCTCAGGGTGGCGGTGACCGAGCTGATCCGCTGGCTCCATGCCGACTACGGGCTCGAACCCCGAGAAGCCGTCCTGCTACTGAGCCAGGTCCTCGAGGCGCGCGCCACCCAGGTGGTGAACCCGACGGTCACCTACGTCGCAGGTGTCAGACAGGAACTCCTCCGGGGACTCGTTTGA
- a CDS encoding pyridoxal-phosphate dependent enzyme, producing the protein MNQMRTGSGGPPVPPPSMRAVQEAARRIEGVALRTPLLKYKTMEQGEPVWLKAECLQPAGSFKLRGVLNWAKSLSPAERERGLSTQSAGNTAQALGYVARLLGVPARSLLPDSAPRVKVDGVRSYGVTPVPVPFSALMDYVFDRGWEREPYSYLNPWGDPSMLAGSGTIGMEILDELPELAAVYIPVGGGGLVAAIGSVIKELRPAVEVVGVQSSACPSLGAAMEAGRPTWVQAGETICDGTSVPVVVDEMYPLVSSVVDRVVVVSEDDVRAAIARLALGNKLVAEGSGAMSLAAALGELRDGPVACIVSGGSIGADRLAEILTTPAEG; encoded by the coding sequence ATGAACCAGATGAGAACCGGATCCGGCGGTCCTCCAGTTCCTCCACCGTCCATGCGTGCCGTGCAGGAGGCGGCCCGCCGCATCGAAGGAGTGGCGTTGCGCACGCCGCTGCTGAAGTACAAGACGATGGAGCAGGGAGAACCCGTCTGGCTCAAGGCGGAGTGTCTCCAGCCCGCAGGGTCCTTCAAGCTCCGGGGCGTGCTCAACTGGGCGAAGTCGCTGTCCCCCGCCGAAAGGGAGAGAGGGCTGAGCACGCAGAGCGCCGGCAATACCGCTCAAGCCCTCGGGTACGTGGCCCGGCTTCTAGGGGTCCCGGCCAGGAGCCTCCTGCCGGACAGTGCCCCGAGAGTGAAGGTCGACGGTGTCCGCTCCTACGGTGTCACGCCGGTGCCGGTGCCGTTCTCGGCACTGATGGACTACGTCTTCGACCGGGGGTGGGAGCGGGAACCGTACAGCTACCTCAACCCGTGGGGTGACCCCTCGATGCTGGCGGGTTCGGGAACGATCGGAATGGAGATACTCGACGAGCTGCCCGAACTTGCGGCCGTCTACATACCTGTCGGTGGCGGCGGTCTGGTGGCGGCGATAGGCAGCGTGATCAAGGAACTCCGGCCGGCTGTGGAGGTGGTGGGAGTGCAAAGCTCGGCCTGTCCCTCGCTGGGAGCGGCCATGGAGGCTGGCAGGCCCACATGGGTTCAGGCAGGGGAGACCATCTGCGACGGCACGAGCGTGCCGGTGGTGGTAGACGAGATGTACCCGCTGGTGAGTTCGGTGGTGGACAGGGTGGTCGTAGTCTCGGAGGACGACGTTCGTGCCGCCATCGCTCGCCTGGCGTTGGGGAACAAGCTGGTGGCGGAGGGTTCCGGCGCCATGTCCCTGGCCGCCGCGCTCGGCGAGCTGAGGGATGGCCCCGTCGCCTGCATCGTGAGCGGCGGGAGCATCGGCGCCGACCGCCTGGCGGAGATACTCACGACCCCGGCCGAGGGATGA
- a CDS encoding ABC transporter ATP-binding protein: MTGREPMVTDPAILTEGISTGYGRHVVSQRLSLTVGRGTRTSLVGPNGSGKSTTLKTLARLLAPLAGTVYLSGQDINDLPTRQVARQMAILPQVHEVPAELTVVELVEQGRFPHVGALGMLRRQDDEAIEEAIRLTRLQDFVHRPIDTLSGGERQRAWMALALAQQTEMLLLDEPTTFLDVGHQLDLLELVSSLNRDRGVTIVMVLHDLNHAARFSDRMIAMSRGEVVADGAPAEVLTPRLLRDCFGVEAAVVTDPKTGSPMCIPYAPIHSGSDGQELDE, encoded by the coding sequence ATGACCGGGAGGGAGCCGATGGTCACCGACCCCGCCATCCTGACCGAGGGAATCTCCACCGGATATGGAAGGCATGTGGTGTCACAGCGCCTCAGCCTGACTGTGGGGAGGGGGACGAGGACGTCACTGGTGGGTCCGAACGGGTCGGGGAAGAGCACCACCCTCAAGACCCTGGCGCGCCTGCTCGCACCTCTGGCGGGCACCGTTTACCTCAGCGGCCAGGACATAAACGACCTGCCGACCCGGCAGGTGGCTCGCCAGATGGCGATCCTGCCGCAGGTGCACGAGGTCCCGGCCGAGCTCACCGTGGTGGAGTTGGTGGAGCAGGGCCGGTTCCCCCATGTGGGCGCGCTCGGCATGCTCCGCCGCCAGGACGATGAGGCAATCGAAGAAGCCATCCGGCTGACCCGCCTCCAAGACTTCGTCCACCGGCCCATCGACACGCTGTCCGGGGGCGAGCGCCAGAGGGCCTGGATGGCGCTCGCCCTCGCCCAGCAGACCGAGATGCTCCTGCTGGACGAGCCCACCACCTTCCTGGACGTCGGTCACCAGCTGGATCTGCTGGAGCTGGTGTCAAGCCTGAACCGAGACCGTGGGGTGACCATCGTCATGGTGCTCCACGACCTCAACCATGCGGCCAGGTTCTCGGATCGTATGATCGCCATGTCCCGCGGTGAAGTGGTCGCGGACGGGGCTCCCGCCGAGGTGCTGACACCGCGTCTGCTACGGGATTGCTTCGGGGTCGAGGCGGCCGTGGTCACCGACCCGAAGACCGGCTCACCGATGTGCATACCCTACGCTCCGATCCATTCCGGCAGCGATGGACAGGAGTTGGACGAATGA
- a CDS encoding iron ABC transporter permease, whose protein sequence is MTVTATVDRRRKTGVTPEVRSRQVLVALGALLLAVMFAYVMLGPVIFGPDLVLKALIDQAEELHHRISVWEVRVPRVLIAALAGAMLSSSGALLQSVLRNPLAAPATVGVTQGAVLGAVLALVITFGSEGALNDLNALVPLAAIAGGLAAGAIVYVLSYCRAGTDPIRLILTGVVVAAALSAVTSFMVLISGSHIDSIVRWLVGSLSTRTWDHLVFLVPVAVLALPLVVLVIPLANALQLGDSTSVSLGLRSELARAFILMTAVVLAAGSVSVVGGVAFLGLIGPHLARTLVGSDLRRLLVCSALVGAIILVAADLLARVFSLDWIPLVDIRTESGSRIPVGAFTALVGAPFFLYLMRERTR, encoded by the coding sequence TTGACCGTCACCGCCACCGTCGACCGGCGCCGGAAAACCGGCGTCACTCCGGAGGTCCGGTCCCGGCAGGTACTAGTGGCGCTCGGCGCGTTGCTGCTGGCCGTAATGTTCGCCTACGTGATGCTGGGCCCGGTCATATTCGGTCCCGATCTCGTCCTCAAAGCCCTGATCGATCAAGCGGAGGAGCTTCACCACCGTATCTCGGTGTGGGAAGTGCGGGTCCCCCGTGTCCTGATCGCCGCGCTGGCCGGGGCCATGCTGTCCTCGTCCGGGGCGCTGCTCCAGTCGGTTCTCCGGAATCCCCTGGCCGCTCCCGCGACCGTCGGGGTGACGCAGGGCGCCGTCCTGGGTGCGGTCCTGGCCCTGGTGATCACCTTCGGGTCGGAGGGGGCGCTGAACGATCTGAACGCCCTGGTGCCTCTGGCGGCGATTGCGGGTGGTCTGGCAGCAGGAGCCATCGTCTACGTGCTCAGCTACTGCCGCGCCGGCACCGATCCCATCCGGCTCATCCTGACCGGGGTGGTAGTTGCCGCCGCGCTCTCGGCGGTCACGTCGTTCATGGTCCTGATCTCGGGTAGCCACATCGACTCGATCGTCAGGTGGCTGGTGGGATCGCTGAGCACGCGGACGTGGGACCACCTGGTCTTCCTGGTGCCCGTCGCGGTCCTGGCCCTTCCTCTGGTGGTACTGGTCATACCGCTGGCCAATGCGCTCCAGCTGGGAGACAGCACGTCGGTGAGCCTCGGACTGCGTTCCGAGTTGGCCCGTGCGTTCATCCTCATGACGGCGGTCGTGCTGGCGGCCGGATCGGTATCCGTGGTGGGTGGTGTCGCCTTCCTGGGCCTCATCGGTCCTCACCTCGCTCGCACCCTGGTGGGCTCGGACCTGCGGAGGCTGCTGGTCTGCTCCGCTCTGGTGGGCGCAATCATTCTCGTGGCCGCCGACCTTCTCGCTCGCGTCTTCTCGCTCGACTGGATCCCGTTAGTCGACATCCGTACCGAAAGCGGTAGCCGTATCCCGGTCGGCGCCTTCACGGCCCTGGTGGGAGCACCGTTCTTCCTCTATCTCATGCGGGAGCGCACGCGATGA
- a CDS encoding iron ABC transporter permease: MNDRGSLRRRSLFRGRSARAAIVVLLIASLCAAVAVASLMQGTPDLSVGQVLDALSGSGTSEGNQRFIVQNLRLPRVIGGLVAGGMLGVSGAVMQDTLRNPLAGPELIGVSAGASLAVATIVAFRLPFPGIALPLAALAAGLATGTLILSLVSLKSNPMRMLLVGAAFTALLNALVIAVITLAPNFGGVSIIYRFLVGSLSDIQWEEVRLVAPWTIALPVVFLLAGRPLNILALGDEMAEGLGVGVRRTRALLFAAAVLLVAPVIAIAGPIGFVALVSPHIVRRLLRTSDARIVLPVSAAVGAILVVSADMAARLALHPHEIAVGLWTVAFGAPALLVLMQRGLVRRRAIP; this comes from the coding sequence ATGAATGATCGGGGCTCACTGAGGAGGCGTTCCCTGTTCCGCGGCAGGTCGGCCCGGGCTGCCATCGTGGTGCTCCTCATCGCCTCCCTGTGCGCAGCGGTGGCCGTGGCGTCACTCATGCAGGGAACCCCCGACCTGTCGGTCGGGCAGGTACTGGACGCACTGTCCGGATCGGGCACGTCCGAGGGAAACCAGCGGTTCATCGTCCAGAACCTCCGGCTTCCGAGAGTGATCGGCGGACTGGTGGCCGGTGGCATGCTCGGCGTTTCGGGCGCGGTGATGCAGGACACGCTCCGGAACCCCCTCGCCGGTCCTGAGCTGATCGGCGTGTCCGCAGGAGCCTCGCTGGCAGTCGCCACCATCGTCGCCTTCCGGCTCCCGTTTCCGGGTATCGCCCTGCCGCTGGCCGCTCTCGCGGCCGGGCTGGCTACGGGCACGTTGATCCTGTCGTTGGTGAGCCTCAAGAGCAACCCCATGCGCATGCTGCTCGTCGGAGCAGCGTTCACGGCCCTGCTGAACGCGCTGGTGATAGCGGTTATAACGCTTGCTCCCAACTTCGGAGGTGTCTCGATCATCTACCGTTTCCTAGTCGGGAGTCTCTCCGACATTCAATGGGAGGAGGTGCGCTTGGTGGCCCCCTGGACCATTGCTCTGCCGGTTGTATTCCTCCTCGCCGGAAGGCCTCTGAACATCCTGGCCCTGGGTGACGAGATGGCTGAGGGCCTCGGTGTCGGCGTCCGGCGTACCAGGGCGCTTCTCTTCGCCGCGGCGGTCCTGCTGGTGGCGCCGGTGATCGCCATTGCGGGGCCGATCGGATTCGTGGCACTCGTATCCCCCCACATCGTCCGCAGGTTGCTGCGGACCTCGGACGCCCGGATCGTCCTCCCGGTTTCCGCCGCGGTGGGGGCGATCCTCGTTGTGAGCGCCGACATGGCTGCCCGGCTCGCCCTCCATCCGCACGAGATCGCGGTCGGTCTGTGGACGGTCGCGTTCGGCGCCCCAGCATTACTGGTGCTCATGCAAAGAGGGCTGGTGCGGCGAAGGGCCATTCCTTGA
- a CDS encoding ABC transporter substrate-binding protein yields MKGHYFTMVNLRIFEFLSPRSIRVCVVVAALFLVATACGGEDAGDTTAATTTTAATTTTSAPPATEEHEDEHEEDDHEHEDEHEEDDHEHEDEHEEDDHEHEEDDHEHEEDDHEHEEDDHEHEDEPMTLTVTDGSGREITLDTPAERVLCVQDNCTDLTSDLGIVPVAQHRGDGWGSAAAYYGDGAADIPVLGDRMSVEEVAQFEPDLIIGRVGEEEVRDALEVVAPVYLVDIGGVETLKEGWIDVGILTGREEEATAAIARFEANVAALAADLPAGAVDTRVAVGFGDTNWMIWDSSSFCEFLHSEGAGTCAFPDQGESEYGSPDSEFSWEFIVETDPEVWVMITWPGSARYDTVTQEVWLNTTAHREGRVCEEDSAGAFGHGLLMLQWAYQCYLNAGWPAIYDHPGDLSVWMPAA; encoded by the coding sequence TTGAAAGGGCACTACTTCACCATGGTCAATCTGAGGATCTTCGAGTTCCTGTCCCCACGGAGCATCCGGGTCTGCGTCGTGGTTGCGGCACTATTCCTGGTAGCGACCGCATGCGGTGGCGAGGACGCGGGCGACACCACGGCGGCCACAACCACCACCGCGGCCACAACCACCACCTCCGCGCCCCCTGCAACCGAGGAGCACGAGGACGAGCACGAAGAGGACGACCACGAGCACGAGGACGAGCACGAAGAGGACGACCACGAGCACGAAGACGAGCACGAAGAGGACGACCACGAGCACGAAGAGGACGACCACGAGCACGAAGAGGACGACCACGAGCACGAGGAAGACGACCACGAGCACGAGGACGAGCCCATGACCCTGACGGTCACGGACGGAAGCGGGCGCGAGATCACACTCGACACTCCTGCCGAGCGGGTCCTGTGCGTGCAGGACAACTGCACCGACCTCACCTCCGACCTGGGAATAGTGCCTGTCGCCCAGCATCGAGGCGATGGTTGGGGTAGTGCCGCCGCCTACTACGGCGACGGAGCTGCTGACATTCCGGTGCTCGGTGATCGTATGTCCGTGGAGGAAGTCGCCCAGTTCGAACCCGACCTGATCATCGGACGGGTCGGTGAGGAAGAGGTCCGGGACGCTCTCGAAGTCGTCGCCCCGGTGTATCTGGTCGATATCGGCGGCGTCGAGACTCTCAAGGAGGGATGGATCGATGTGGGCATCCTCACGGGCAGGGAAGAAGAGGCGACCGCGGCCATCGCCAGGTTCGAGGCCAACGTCGCAGCCCTGGCGGCCGATCTTCCCGCCGGAGCCGTGGACACCCGGGTGGCCGTCGGATTCGGAGACACCAACTGGATGATCTGGGACTCGTCCTCGTTCTGCGAGTTCCTCCATTCCGAGGGGGCCGGGACGTGTGCCTTCCCGGACCAGGGCGAGTCCGAGTACGGATCCCCGGACAGCGAGTTCTCCTGGGAGTTCATCGTGGAGACGGATCCCGAGGTTTGGGTCATGATCACCTGGCCCGGAAGCGCCCGCTACGACACCGTCACCCAGGAAGTGTGGCTCAACACCACCGCCCACCGCGAAGGCCGGGTGTGTGAGGAGGACTCGGCGGGTGCCTTCGGTCACGGGCTGCTGATGCTCCAGTGGGCGTACCAGTGCTACCTGAATGCCGGCTGGCCGGCCATCTACGACCATCCGGGAGATCTATCGGTTTGGATGCCTGCTGCCTAG
- a CDS encoding sugar phosphate isomerase/epimerase has translation MRVGIDTYSYHRFFGEIREGEEDPGTRWTTWDFLDRAAELRVAGVSLETCYLDLDDPVFRDRLALTLDEAGLEAVLAWGHPGGLEMGRSAERLDDLLRVIDQAVAMGVRLVRLVVGTFTHWGKEPPHVSVERLLPRVEAACRHAAEVGVRLSIETHTALPVDALSDLVRRVEAPNLGVVLDTANVVRVGSDLPEATRLLAPLTDMVHMKDLDLSEAGFGDPGGWWPCTSLGAGDLDLQGVLAELRSEQFDGLMCVELATLPPGSDEDRMVAESIAWLREAIRLN, from the coding sequence ATGAGGGTCGGGATCGACACCTACTCGTACCATCGCTTCTTCGGCGAGATAAGGGAGGGTGAGGAGGATCCCGGAACCCGCTGGACGACCTGGGACTTCCTCGACCGGGCTGCCGAACTCCGCGTGGCAGGGGTCAGCCTGGAGACTTGCTACCTGGATCTCGATGATCCGGTTTTCCGGGATCGTCTGGCCCTGACCCTGGACGAGGCCGGCCTCGAAGCCGTCCTGGCCTGGGGCCATCCCGGAGGCCTGGAGATGGGTAGGTCCGCCGAGAGGCTCGATGACCTCCTCCGGGTCATCGACCAAGCCGTAGCCATGGGGGTGCGTCTGGTGCGGCTGGTGGTCGGCACCTTCACCCACTGGGGAAAGGAGCCGCCCCATGTCTCGGTGGAAAGACTCTTACCCAGGGTGGAGGCAGCGTGTCGGCACGCCGCGGAGGTCGGAGTCCGGTTATCGATCGAGACCCACACCGCCCTTCCGGTCGATGCCCTGTCCGATCTCGTGCGCCGGGTCGAAGCACCCAACCTCGGCGTGGTGCTCGACACGGCCAACGTGGTCCGGGTAGGCAGCGATCTGCCGGAGGCCACCCGCTTGCTGGCGCCCCTGACCGACATGGTTCACATGAAGGACCTGGATCTCTCTGAGGCCGGGTTCGGCGACCCGGGAGGATGGTGGCCGTGCACGTCGCTCGGTGCGGGCGATCTAGACCTTCAAGGCGTGCTGGCCGAACTCCGGTCGGAGCAGTTCGACGGCCTGATGTGTGTCGAACTGGCCACGCTTCCGCCCGGAAGCGACGAGGACCGCATGGTCGCCGAGAGCATCGCCTGGCTGCGCGAGGCCATCCGACTCAACTGA
- a CDS encoding Gfo/Idh/MocA family oxidoreductase, which yields MGANDRVRVGVIGAGSWAASNHIPVLKARDDVELVVAVRKGWDALEMLKDSFGFEHITEDYREALEHDLDAVVVGSPSVFHHEHAKAAMEAGANVLCEKPVTIDPAEAWDLDATAKALGRHLIISFGWHYRPTVIEAKRMMTEDGGVGDIEHILVAMASGTRELLKATGAYEGSASDFMPDWDTWTDPAMSGGGYAPAQLSHAMGLALWLSGERAKDVFALMNNVGARVDLHDAISIRYQSGATGVLSGASCPSQAGIGDIADEPWPRHQLQVRFYGSEGQLIVDLERDFLWHFREDGVDAKPELPDHAGLYQCDGPPSTLIDLTQGKDVPNRSPAEVGARSVEVVAAAYESLRTGGLARVSGVE from the coding sequence ATGGGCGCGAACGATCGGGTGCGGGTAGGTGTGATCGGCGCCGGCTCTTGGGCGGCGAGCAACCACATCCCCGTGCTCAAGGCGCGGGACGACGTGGAGCTGGTGGTGGCCGTCCGCAAGGGCTGGGATGCGCTCGAGATGCTGAAGGACAGCTTCGGGTTCGAGCACATCACCGAGGACTACCGGGAGGCTCTCGAACATGATCTGGACGCGGTGGTGGTGGGGAGTCCGTCGGTTTTCCACCACGAGCACGCCAAGGCGGCTATGGAGGCCGGCGCCAACGTCCTGTGCGAGAAGCCGGTCACCATCGATCCCGCCGAAGCCTGGGATCTCGATGCCACGGCCAAGGCGCTGGGCCGGCATCTGATCATCTCGTTCGGCTGGCACTACCGGCCGACCGTCATCGAGGCTAAGCGCATGATGACCGAGGACGGCGGGGTAGGGGATATCGAGCACATCCTGGTGGCGATGGCCTCCGGAACCAGGGAACTGCTGAAGGCCACCGGCGCCTACGAGGGCTCGGCCTCCGACTTCATGCCCGATTGGGACACCTGGACCGACCCGGCCATGTCCGGAGGAGGCTATGCCCCCGCGCAGCTGAGCCACGCCATGGGACTGGCCCTCTGGCTGAGCGGGGAGCGGGCCAAGGATGTGTTCGCCCTGATGAACAACGTCGGCGCCCGGGTCGACCTGCACGACGCCATCAGCATCCGCTACCAGTCCGGCGCCACCGGGGTCCTGAGCGGCGCCAGCTGTCCCAGCCAGGCAGGTATCGGCGACATCGCCGACGAGCCGTGGCCCCGCCACCAGCTGCAGGTGCGCTTCTACGGCTCCGAAGGACAGCTGATCGTGGATCTGGAGCGGGACTTCCTCTGGCACTTCCGCGAGGACGGGGTCGATGCCAAGCCCGAGCTGCCCGATCACGCCGGGCTGTACCAGTGCGACGGTCCGCCCAGCACGCTGATCGACCTCACCCAAGGCAAGGACGTGCCCAACCGGTCACCGGCCGAGGTAGGCGCCAGGTCGGTCGAGGTGGTAGCGGCCGCCTACGAGAGCCTTAGGACGGGAGGATTGGCCAGGGTCTCCGGCGTCGAGTAG
- a CDS encoding L-rhamnose mutarotase: MERACFTFEIYPDKADEYKKRHDEIWPELVEEIQKAGLKNYSLFRRGTQVIAYVEAHPDVATAFGKIGPTEVNARWSKWFEDVILSLVDEDGNLYWADEVWHLD; this comes from the coding sequence ATGGAACGAGCGTGCTTCACGTTCGAGATCTATCCGGACAAGGCCGACGAGTACAAGAAGCGCCACGATGAGATCTGGCCCGAACTTGTCGAGGAGATCCAGAAGGCCGGGCTCAAGAACTACAGCCTGTTCCGCCGCGGCACCCAGGTCATCGCCTACGTGGAGGCCCACCCCGACGTGGCCACCGCCTTCGGCAAGATCGGACCCACCGAGGTGAACGCCCGCTGGTCGAAGTGGTTCGAGGACGTGATCCTCAGCCTCGTGGACGAGGACGGCAACCTCTACTGGGCCGACGAGGTCTGGCACCTCGACTGA
- a CDS encoding Gfo/Idh/MocA family oxidoreductase: protein MGSGRRVRVGVIGAGSWAIANHIPILAGRDDVELVSAVRTNREALAMLADKFGFGHVSHDYRDALALDLDAVVVASPAGLHYEHVRAALEAGAHVLCEKPFTTEPDHAWELHGIASELGRHLVLALGWNYRPTAVEAKRLMEDPGVGEVQHVLVAMASGLRGLLHGTGSYRGQDAFFRPAQETWTDPRLSGGGYAPAALSHALGLALWVTGQRASQVFAFMNNEGAAVDLHDAISVRFRSGATGSISGASSPPGGSAVDHEDAPWPRHQLQVRVYGTEGHLVADLERDFLWLFRDDGRDVKVDLPPHAGLYGCEDPPNVLIDLALGKAAENRSPADVGARTVELLNAAYESASTGAVAQASQEV, encoded by the coding sequence ATGGGATCGGGTCGCCGGGTCCGGGTGGGTGTGATCGGCGCCGGCTCCTGGGCGATCGCCAACCACATCCCGATCCTGGCCGGACGGGACGATGTCGAACTGGTGAGCGCCGTCCGTACCAACCGTGAGGCGCTGGCCATGCTGGCTGACAAGTTCGGGTTCGGACATGTCAGCCACGACTACCGGGACGCGTTGGCGCTCGACTTGGACGCCGTGGTCGTGGCCAGCCCGGCGGGGCTCCACTACGAGCATGTGAGAGCGGCGCTGGAGGCGGGCGCGCACGTGCTGTGCGAGAAGCCCTTCACCACCGAACCGGACCACGCCTGGGAACTCCATGGCATCGCCTCGGAACTCGGCCGCCACCTGGTCCTCGCGCTCGGCTGGAACTACCGTCCCACCGCCGTAGAGGCCAAGCGCCTGATGGAGGATCCCGGTGTCGGAGAAGTCCAGCACGTCCTGGTGGCCATGGCCTCCGGCCTGCGCGGGCTCCTCCACGGCACGGGGAGCTACCGGGGCCAGGATGCATTCTTCCGACCTGCCCAGGAGACCTGGACCGACCCCAGGCTGTCCGGCGGCGGGTACGCCCCGGCGGCCCTGAGCCACGCCCTCGGGCTGGCGTTGTGGGTCACGGGCCAGCGTGCTTCCCAGGTCTTCGCCTTCATGAACAACGAGGGCGCCGCCGTCGATCTTCATGACGCGATCAGCGTCCGGTTCCGCTCGGGAGCCACGGGTTCGATATCCGGAGCGTCGTCGCCACCCGGCGGGAGCGCGGTCGACCACGAGGACGCCCCATGGCCCAGGCACCAGCTGCAGGTCCGGGTGTACGGCACGGAGGGCCATCTCGTGGCCGATCTGGAACGGGACTTCCTGTGGCTCTTCCGCGACGACGGCAGGGATGTCAAGGTCGACCTGCCACCCCACGCCGGTCTCTACGGGTGCGAGGACCCACCCAATGTGCTGATCGATCTGGCCCTCGGAAAGGCGGCGGAGAACAGATCTCCCGCTGACGTGGGAGCCAGGACCGTAGAGTTGCTGAACGCCGCCTACGAGAGCGCGAGCACCGGAGCGGTCGCTCAGGCGTCTCAGGAGGTCTGA
- a CDS encoding VOC family protein gives MSFLSIDHVGVAVTDLEVSVPWWTRFLEEEPFMQGTWIAADVEDYVGKIVGYPNCDMSGAFWALPGGSVLEMLQYHNPPPGRVDMATYNAGNTHLCLETEDIYRDYERMRDHAVFVSAEPVRCAWGRYEGALTCYLRDPDDISIELIQFADGGRPFEVESPFVNPYG, from the coding sequence GTGAGCTTTCTTTCGATCGACCACGTCGGGGTGGCGGTGACCGACCTGGAGGTATCGGTTCCCTGGTGGACCAGGTTCCTCGAGGAGGAGCCCTTCATGCAGGGCACCTGGATAGCCGCCGACGTGGAGGACTACGTGGGCAAGATCGTCGGGTATCCCAACTGTGACATGTCGGGCGCATTCTGGGCGCTGCCGGGCGGTTCGGTGCTCGAGATGCTCCAGTACCACAACCCGCCGCCCGGCCGCGTTGACATGGCTACCTACAACGCCGGGAACACCCATCTCTGCCTGGAGACCGAGGACATCTACCGGGACTACGAACGGATGCGGGACCATGCGGTGTTCGTGTCCGCCGAGCCGGTCCGCTGCGCCTGGGGCAGGTACGAGGGTGCCCTCACCTGCTACCTGCGCGACCCGGACGACATCTCGATCGAGCTGATCCAGTTCGCCGACGGGGGAAGGCCGTTCGAGGTCGAGAGTCCGTTCGTCAACCCTTACGGATAG